One Oryza brachyantha chromosome 3, ObraRS2, whole genome shotgun sequence DNA segment encodes these proteins:
- the LOC102706737 gene encoding TIP41-like protein has product MAKAEAWDGPATAELKAAGAEAIPGGVRVKGWVIQSHNGPILNSASLQRFEDKLQTTHLPEMVFGESFLSLQHAQTGIRLYFNALDALKAWKQEALPPVEVPAAAKWKFRSKPSDQVILDYDYTFTTLYCGSDAVVQNPDTMHTSLDESSNLCWEDTEDRIDLVALSAKEPILFYDEVILYEDELADNGISFLTVRVRVMPTGWFLLLRFWLRVDGVLMRLRDTRVYCSFSRGKANPVVLRECCWRETTFASLSAKGYPSDCAAYGDPNLIAHKLPVVMQKTEKLKLPN; this is encoded by the exons ATGGCTAAGGCGGAGGCGTGGGACGGCCCAGCGACGGCGGAGCTGAAGGCGGCGGGCGCGGAAGCTATCCCCGGCGGGGTGCGGGTGAAGGGGTGGGTCATCCAGTCCCACAACGGCCCCATCCTCAACTCCGCCTCGCTTCAACG CTTTGAAGATAAACTTCAAACAACACATTTGCCTGAGATGGTCTTTGGGGAGAGTTTCTTATCTCTTCAGCATGCTCAAACTGGCATTAGATTGTATTTCAATGCGCTTGATGCTCTGAAGGCATGGAAACAAGAGGCACTACCACCTGTTGAAGTTCCTGCGGCAGCAAAGTGGAAGTTCAGGAG TAAACCTTCTGATCAAGTAATACTTGATTATGATTATACATTCACGACACTGTACTGTGGGAGTGATGCTGTGGTTCAGAACCCAGATACT atgcatacaagtttagaTGAATCCAGCAATTTGTGTTGGGAGGATACTGAGGATCGGATTGACCTTGTTGCCCTTTCAGCAAAAGAACCAATTCTTTTCTATGATGAG GTTATCCTGTATGAAGATGAGTTAGCTGATAATGGCATTTCATTCCTCACAGTGCGAGTG AGGGTGATGCCAACTGGTTGGTTTCTGCTCTTGCGTTTTTGG CTTAGGGTTGATGGTGTACTTATGAGATTGAGGGACACAAGAGTGTATTGCTCTTTTAGTAGGGGCAAAGCAAATCCCGTTGTACTCCGTGAATGCTGCTGGAGGGAAACAACATTTGCTAGTCTGTCTGCG AAAGGATATCCTTCCGACTGCGCAGCATATGGAGACCCGAATCTTATTGCTCATAAGCTTCCGGTTGTGATGCAGAAGACCGAAAAGCTGAAATTACCCAATTAA
- the LOC102707015 gene encoding peamaclein-like: MKLHTTTTTMALLLLLLLASSSLQVAMAGSDFCDGKCKVRCSKASRHDDCLRYCGVCCASCNCVPSGTAGNKDECPCYRDMTTGQGTRKRPKCP, from the exons ATGAAGCtccacaccaccaccaccaccatggctctcctcctgctgctgctcttggCCTCCTCATCCCTTCAAGTTGCCATGGCTGGATCAG ATTTCTGCGACGGCAAGTGCAAGGTGCGGTGCTCGAAGGCGAGCAGGCACGACGACTGCCTCAGGTACTGCGGCGTGTGCTGCGCCTCCTGCAACTGCGTGCCGTCGGGGACGGCCGGCAACAAGGACGAGTGCCCCTGCTACCGCGACATGACCACCGGCCAAGGCACTCGCAAGAGGCCCAAGTGCCCATGA
- the LOC102721723 gene encoding cytochrome P450 81Q32-like codes for MVNAYVVVILSLSFLFLIHCLLFRRRGRSNGAQLPPSPPAIPFFGHLHLIENPLHAALSQLAERHGPVFSLRLGSRSAVVVSSPECARECLTENDVCFANRPRFPSQLPVSFDGTSLGNSNFGPHWRSLRRIASVHFLSAQRVGGMSGVISDEVRAMARRMYRAASVSPGGAARVQLKRRLFELSLSVLMEAVAQTKTTRQEADGTDADTDMSVEAQEYKHVLDELNPLLGAANLWDYLPALRWFDVFGTKRKIMTAVNKRNAFVRRLIDTERQRLDDDDDDGSSNGAKKSMISELLTLQKTEPEVYTDTVIMTLCTSLFTAGTDSTSTTIEWAMSLLLNHPKILKKAQAEIDSYVGNSRLIAAEDMPHLIYLQCIISETLRLYPVLPLLIPHESSGDCRVGGYDVPSGTMLLVNIVAVHRDPSVWKDAETFRPERFEDGMRDDGLLVMMPFGMGRRKCPGETLGLRVVGLALGTLIHCFDWERVDGVDVSMAEGGGLSMSKVVPLEAMCKPRDTMGDALGKLF; via the exons ATGGTTAACGCCTACGTCGTTGTCATCCTCTCGCTCTCGTTTCTCTTCTTGATTCACTGCCTCctcttccgccgccgcggcaggaGCAATGGTGCGCAGCTGCCTCCGAGCCCTCCAGCCATCCCGTTCTTCGGCCACCTCCACCTCATCGAGAATCCGTTGCACGCCGCGCTGTCCCAGCTCGCCGAGCGACACGGCCCGGTCTTCTCGCTGCGGCTCGGCTCGCGCAGCGCCGTCGTGGTGTCGTCGCCGGAGTGCGCCAGGGAGTGCCTCACGGAGAACGACGTGTGCTTCGCCAACCGCCCGCGGTTCCCCTCGCAGCTGCCCGTGTCCTTCGATGGCACGTCTCTGGGCAACTCCAACTTCGGTCCGCACTGGCGCAGCCTCCGCCGCATCGCCTCGGTCCATTTCCTCTCCGCGCAACGCGTCGGCGGCATGTCCGGCGTCATCTCCGACGAGGTGCGCGCCATGGCGCGGAGGATGTACCGTGCTGCCTCCGTCtcccccggcggcgccgcgcgcgtcCAGCTGAAGCGGAGGCTGTTCGAGCTCTCGCTCAGCGTTCTCATGGAGGCCGTAGCCCAGACCAAGACGACCCGTCAAGAGGCGGACGGCACGGACGCAGACACGGACATGTCCGTGGAGGCGCAGGAGTACAAGCATGTCCTCGACGAGCTCAACCCGCTGCTCGGCGCGGCCAACCTGTGGGATTACTTGCCGGCGCTCCGGTGGTTCGACGTGTTCGGCACGAAGCGCAAGATCATGACCGCGGTGAACAAGAGGAACGCATTCGTGCGCCGGTTGATCGACACAGAGCGGCAGAGgctagacgacgacgacgacgacggaagCAGCAACGGCGCGAAGAAGAGCATGATTTCCGAGCTGCTTACTCTGCAGAAGACAGAACCAGAGGTCTACACCGACACTGTGATCATGACGCTTTGTACA AGTTTGTTTACTGCTGGAACAGACAGTACGTCAACCACGATAGAATGGGCGATGTCTCTTCTACTAAACCATCCCAAGATACTCAAGAAAGCACAGGCCGAAATAGACTCATACGTCGGAAACTCTCGGCTGATCGCTGCAGAAGATATGCCTCATCTTATCTATCTCCAATGCATCATCAGCGAGACGCTTCGCCTATACCCCGTGCTACCCTTGCTGATACCTCACGAATCGTCGGGGGATTGCAGGGTTGGTGGCTACGACGTCCCGAGCGGAACGATGCTGCTTGTCAACATCGTCGCCGTCCATAGGGACCCGAGTGTTTGGAAGGACGCCGAGACGTTTAGGCCAGAGAGGTTCGAGGACGGCATGCGTGACGACGGGTTGCTCGTGATGATGCCGTTCGGGATGGGAAGGCGAAAGTGTCCTGGGGAGACGCTGGGCTTGCGAGTGGTCGGGTTGGCGTTGGGCACGCTGATCCACTGCTTCGATTGGGAGAGAGTTGACGGTGTGGATGTCAGCATGGCTGAAGGTGGGGGGCTTTCCATGTCCAAGGTTGTTCCATTGGAGGCCATGTGCAAGCCTCGTGATACCATGGGTGATGCTCTTGGGAAGTTATTTTGA
- the LOC102722004 gene encoding aspartate-semialdehyde dehydrogenase, protein MQAAAAVHRPCLLGASPGGRARRRPASSTVRMALREDGPSVAIVGATGAVGQEFLRVISSRDFPYRSIRLLASERSAGKRLPFEDREYTVQDLAAPGAFDGVDIALFSAGGGVSRKHAPAAVASGAVVVDNSSAFRMDPEVPLVIPEVNPEAMAHVRLGQGAIVANPNCSTIICLMAATPLHRYAKVVRMVVSTYQAASGAGAAAMEELKLQTQEVLAGKAPTCNIFSQQYAFNIFSHNAPILENGYNEEEMKMVKETRKIWNDKDVKVTATCIRVPVMRAHAESVNLQFEKSLDEDTAREILRAAEGVTIIDDRPSNRFPTPLEVSDKDDVAVGRIRQDLSQDDNKGLDIFVCGDQIRKGAALNAVQIAEMLLK, encoded by the exons atgcaggcagccgccgccgtccaccgcccGTGCCTGCTCGGCGCCTCCCCGGGgggccgcgcgcgccggcggccggcctcCAGCACCGTGCGCATGGCGCTGCGGGAGGACGGACCGTCCGTGGCCATCGTGGGCGCCACGGGCGCCGTCGGCCAGGAGTTCCTGCGGGTCATCTCCTCCCGCGACTTCCCCTACCGGAGCATCCGCCTCCTCGCCAGCGAGCGCTCCGCGGGGAAGCGCCTCCCCTTCGAGGACCGGGAGTACACCGTGCAGGACCTCGCGGCGCCGGGGGCGTTCGACGGGGTCGACATCGCGCTCttcagcgccggcggcggggtcaGCCGGAAGCACGCGCCCGCGGCTGTTGCcagcggcgccgtcgtcgtggacAACAGCTCCGCCTTCCGGATGGACCCCGAGGTGCCGCTCGTGATCCCGGAGGTCAATCCCGAGGCGATGGCGCACGTCCGGCTGGGACAGGGGGCTATCGTGGCGAACCCGAACTGTTCTACCATCATCTGCCTCATGGCTGCCACACCTCTGCATCGCTATGCCAAG GTGGTAAGGATGGTTGTCAGCACTTACCAAGCAGCAAGTGGTGCTGGGGCTGCGGCCATGGAAGAACTCAAACTTCAAACTCAAGAG GTCTTGGCTGGGAAGGCACCTACATGCAACATTTTCAGTCAGCAG TAtgcttttaatatattttcacaCAATGCACCAATTCTTGAAAACGGGTACAATGAGGAGGAGATGAAAATGGTCAAGGAGACAAGAAAAATCTGG AATGACAAAGATGTGAAGGTAACTGCAACCTGCATACGAGTTCCTGTGATGCGTGCGCATGCTGAAAGTGTGAATCTACAGTTTGAAAAGTCACTTGATGAG GATACTGCAAGAGAAATCTTGAGGGCAGCTGAAGGTGTTACCATTATTGATGACCGTCCTTCCAATCGCTTCCCCACACCTCTTGAG GTATCGGATAAAGATGATGTAGCAGTGGGTAGAATTCGTCAGGACTTGTCGCAAGATGATAACAAAGG GTTGGACATATTTGTTTGTGGAGATCAAATACGTAAAGGTGCTGCACTCAATGCTGTGCAGATAGCTGAAATGCTACTCAAGTGA